The Aulosira sp. FACHB-615 genome includes a region encoding these proteins:
- a CDS encoding TnsA endonuclease N-terminal domain-containing protein has protein sequence MNQSEFVDWCSALQLGAATIDVIAAIRSAPPSRRVAGRATNVSGSYPSRKMGVTIQFESHTVELWAIYQMEHSVEVLEFYDQPPSFKIQYLAKSGRNIGHYHTPDFFVLRKKGAAWEEWKTEQELQRLEKKYPTRYQRTPDGKWRCPPGEAYAEPLGLQYHVRSSSELHPIFIQNLMFLEDYFGFTAPVPAQFQTHILEKVRAEPGITIGLLLGEVPGVRANDVYIMLAQEQIYAPLEGVPLVEHWRVQLYVDQLSYQAHQNSAIGNPQRQGNIALNDLTTIVTNTKLLWDGRFWTLVNFGETTTTLLPEIGQPMQLPTGFFLQLLETGAINISAASTTQTDSAQVRSFMDAASPAHLKEANRRFHLVQAYLEHQPDVYKDIALRTLRRWVKQFREAQANYGCGYVGLLPKIAQRGNRTPKAPTATRELLDTLIAEYFETPRLSPALSVYRAYLQACSQQSIQPLSVRTFYQRLKQRRSPSQIEKRQGAKAAYQQQPWLWELTYSTPRHGDRPLAIVHIDHTQLDIELRCSATGRNLGRPWLTMLIDAYSRRILAVYLTFDAPSYRSCMMGLRLLVQRFGRLPQAVVVDGGKEFNSVYFDTLLARYHCIKKTRPGAKPRFGSVIERLFGTTNTEFIFNLLGNTQASKQPRQLTKAINPKQLAVWTLASLYTYLTQWAYQVYDENEHTALGMTPRAAYAMGLIETGEREHRQIPYNEEFLMMTRPSTKLGHALVQPGKGIKVNYLYYWSDAFRNPEVERTKVSVRYDPFDTGVAYAYVQGRWVKCISQYYSTFSGRSEKELLLASQEIKQFGKLTKTRTSISAKRLADFLSNAQEHEALLLQRLRDLEAKQVLEAIATKSKVLPTTETIIPTEPSPPTELATVIETVEISQLPVFEEYR, from the coding sequence TTGAACCAATCCGAGTTTGTTGACTGGTGTAGTGCATTGCAACTGGGAGCAGCAACAATTGATGTAATTGCTGCGATTCGGTCTGCGCCACCGTCACGTCGGGTTGCTGGGCGTGCAACTAATGTCAGCGGCTCATATCCTAGTCGAAAAATGGGCGTAACCATCCAATTTGAAAGCCACACCGTAGAACTGTGGGCGATTTACCAGATGGAACACTCAGTTGAAGTTCTAGAGTTTTACGACCAACCACCATCCTTCAAGATTCAATACCTTGCCAAATCAGGACGAAATATCGGTCATTACCATACACCTGACTTTTTCGTGCTGCGAAAAAAGGGCGCAGCATGGGAAGAATGGAAAACTGAGCAAGAATTACAGCGACTAGAAAAGAAATATCCCACTCGTTATCAAAGAACTCCGGATGGTAAGTGGCGATGTCCCCCAGGAGAAGCGTATGCAGAGCCACTCGGTCTTCAATACCATGTGCGCTCTTCTAGTGAACTGCATCCCATCTTCATCCAAAACTTGATGTTCTTGGAAGACTATTTTGGTTTCACTGCACCAGTTCCAGCGCAATTCCAAACGCATATACTGGAAAAAGTCAGAGCAGAACCAGGAATCACTATCGGGCTGCTACTTGGGGAAGTACCAGGAGTGCGTGCTAACGATGTGTATATCATGCTGGCACAAGAACAAATCTATGCTCCTTTAGAAGGTGTACCTCTAGTTGAACATTGGCGAGTGCAACTATATGTTGACCAGCTTTCTTATCAAGCTCATCAGAATTCAGCCATAGGAAATCCGCAGCGCCAAGGGAATATTGCACTCAATGATCTCACAACCATTGTTACTAACACAAAACTGTTGTGGGATGGAAGATTTTGGACATTGGTCAATTTCGGTGAGACAACCACAACACTCTTGCCGGAGATTGGGCAACCAATGCAATTACCAACAGGCTTTTTTCTTCAGTTACTTGAGACTGGAGCTATCAACATCAGTGCAGCATCCACTACACAGACAGATTCAGCACAAGTGCGTTCGTTCATGGATGCTGCTAGTCCTGCCCATCTGAAAGAAGCCAACCGCAGATTTCATTTAGTTCAAGCGTATCTTGAACACCAGCCAGATGTATATAAAGACATTGCCCTTCGCACCTTGAGGCGTTGGGTCAAGCAGTTCCGTGAGGCGCAAGCCAACTACGGCTGCGGGTATGTTGGTTTGCTGCCAAAAATAGCACAACGAGGCAACCGCACACCCAAAGCCCCAACAGCCACACGGGAATTACTCGATACCTTAATTGCAGAATATTTTGAGACACCCAGGCTTTCACCAGCCCTGAGCGTATATCGGGCATATTTACAAGCTTGCTCTCAACAAAGCATTCAACCACTTTCTGTACGTACATTCTATCAACGCCTCAAGCAACGCCGCTCACCCTCCCAAATTGAAAAACGTCAGGGAGCAAAAGCCGCTTATCAACAACAGCCTTGGCTATGGGAGCTAACTTATAGTACCCCCCGACATGGAGACCGTCCCTTAGCTATTGTCCACATCGACCATACCCAGCTTGATATTGAATTACGCTGTTCAGCTACAGGGCGTAACTTAGGACGACCTTGGCTAACTATGTTGATTGATGCTTACTCCCGCCGCATCTTAGCAGTTTATCTGACGTTTGATGCCCCAAGTTACCGCTCCTGCATGATGGGATTACGCCTACTTGTCCAGAGATTTGGTCGCTTACCGCAAGCAGTGGTAGTAGATGGAGGAAAAGAATTCAACAGCGTCTATTTTGATACTTTATTAGCGCGTTACCACTGTATTAAAAAGACTCGTCCTGGTGCTAAACCCCGGTTTGGTTCAGTAATTGAACGATTGTTTGGTACGACTAATACTGAGTTTATCTTCAACCTACTAGGAAATACTCAAGCCAGCAAACAACCACGTCAACTGACCAAAGCTATCAACCCCAAACAACTTGCTGTCTGGACACTGGCTTCTTTGTACACCTACCTAACCCAATGGGCTTATCAGGTTTATGACGAAAACGAACACACTGCCTTGGGCATGACACCACGAGCCGCTTATGCAATGGGACTCATTGAAACAGGGGAAAGGGAACATCGCCAGATTCCTTACAATGAAGAGTTTTTGATGATGACCCGCCCTAGTACCAAATTGGGTCATGCGTTAGTGCAGCCTGGAAAGGGAATTAAAGTCAACTACCTCTATTACTGGAGTGATGCTTTTCGCAACCCGGAAGTAGAACGTACCAAAGTCAGTGTTCGTTATGACCCATTTGATACGGGGGTAGCTTACGCTTATGTCCAAGGACGTTGGGTTAAATGTATCTCTCAGTATTACAGCACCTTTTCGGGACGCTCAGAAAAAGAACTATTGCTGGCATCTCAAGAAATCAAACAATTTGGGAAGCTAACGAAAACGAGAACTTCAATCTCCGCTAAACGGCTGGCAGACTTTCTGAGCAATGCCCAAGAACATGAAGCTTTGCTATTGCAACGATTACGTGACCTAGAGGCAAAACAGGTACTTGAAGCTATAGCCACTAAGTCTAAAGTTTTGCCGACTACAGAAACAATCATCCCCACAGAACCAAGCCCCCCAACAGAACTAGCGACAGTGATAGAAACTGTGGAGATTTCTCAACTACCTGTGTTTGAGGAGTATCGTTGA